One genomic region from Prionailurus bengalensis isolate Pbe53 chromosome C1, Fcat_Pben_1.1_paternal_pri, whole genome shotgun sequence encodes:
- the PSMA5 gene encoding proteasome subunit alpha type-5, with the protein MFLTRSEYDRGVNTFSPEGRLFQVEYAIEAIKLGSTAIGIQTSEGVCLAVEKRITSPLMEPSSIEKIVEIDAHIGCAMSGLIADAKTLIDKARVETQNHWFTYNETMTVESVTQAVSNLALQFGEEDADPGAMSRPFGVALLFGGVDEKGPQLFHMDPSGTFVQCDARAIGSASEGAQSSLQEVYHKSMTLKEAIKSSLIILKQVMEEKLNATNIELATVQPGQNFHMFTKEELEEVIKDI; encoded by the exons gggTGTGAATACTTTTTCTCCTGAAGGAAGATTATTTCAAGTGGAATATGCCATTGAAGCTATCAAG CTTGGTTCTACAGCCATTGGGATTCAGACATCAGAGGGTGTGTGCCTAGCTGTGGAGAAGAGAATTACCTCCCCACTAATGGAGCCTAGCAGCATTGAGAAAATTGTAGAGATTGATGCTCACATAG GTTGTGCCATGAGTGGGCTAATTGCTGATGCTAAGACTTTAATTGATAAAGCCAGAGTGGAGACACAG aaccATTGGTTCACCTACAATGAGACAATGACCGTGGAGAGTGTGACTCAGGCTGTGTCCAATCTAGCTCTGCAGTTTGGAGAAGAAGATGCAGATCCAGGTGCCATG TCTCGTCCCTTTGGAGTAGCACTGTTATTTGGAGGAGTTGATGAGAAAGGACCCCAGCT GTTTCATATGGACCCATCTGGGACCTTTGTACAGTGTGATGCTCGAGCAATTGGCTCTGCTTCAGAGGGTGCCCAGAGCTCCTTGCAAGAAGTTTACCACAAG TCTATGACACTGAAAGAAGCCATCAAGTCTTCACTCATCATCCTCAAACAAGTAATGGAGGAGAAGCTGAATGCAACTAATATAGAG TTAGCCACGGTGCAGCCCGGCCAGAATTTCCACATGTTCACAAAGGAAGAACTTGAAGAGGTTATCAAGGACATTTAA